Proteins from one Salvelinus sp. IW2-2015 unplaced genomic scaffold, ASM291031v2 Un_scaffold2438, whole genome shotgun sequence genomic window:
- the LOC111955145 gene encoding LOW QUALITY PROTEIN: cohesin subunit SA-1 (The sequence of the model RefSeq protein was modified relative to this genomic sequence to represent the inferred CDS: inserted 1 base in 1 codon; deleted 1 base in 1 codon; substituted 2 bases at 2 genomic stop codons) has protein sequence MITSELPVLQDSSNESGAADTVSLSVSVSELEDPTDTKGKKKRGRPGRPPAANKKPRKSPAEKATGGAKGRKANGVPQTNGEGGXPVTLFEVVRMGKSAMQSVVDDWIESYKQDREIAXLDLINFFIQCSGCKGTVRIEMFRNMQNAEIIRKMTEEFDEDSGDYPLIRMSSPEYGLMSAVINIPVDLVMASARGSEDALSNEDCENVYHLVYSAHRPVAVAAGEFPAQEAEEELAKRRGRSSPNGNXLRMLVLFFLESELHEHAAYLVDSLWRDSQSCXRTGCMTELLLEEPVQGEEGEDHTQESSLIELMVXHPGTAAEAHPPLGRGTRETLFSGEERKTQIDDKNKLTEHFIMALPMLLSKYQADSEKVANLLQIPMFFDLDVYSAGRMEKHLDALLKQIRLVVEKHIETDVLEACSKTYSILCSEEYTIMNRVDIARSQLIDEMTDRFTHSVEDLLQEAEEADDDDIYNVLSTLKRLTAFHNAHDLTRWDLFGSCYRLLKAGIEQGAMPEQIAVQALHCSHYSILWQLVKITEGTPSKEDLVALRRVVKSFLAVCQQCLSNVNTPVKEQAFMLLCDLLMVFSHQLVSGGREGLXALVFNPDSTLQNELLTFILDHVFIDQDDENQSMEGDEEDEANKIEALHKRRNLLAAFSKLIIYDIVDMPAAADIFKHYMKYYNDYGDIIKETLSKTRQSDKILCAKTLILSLQQLFNELLQDQGPTLDRTSSHVSGIKELARRFALTFGLDQIKTREAVATLHKDGIEFAFKYQNPHGAEFPPPNLAFLEVLSEFSSKLLRQDKKTVHSYLEKFMSESMSERREDVWLPLISYRNSLLTGGEDGDRMSVTSGASSKTSSIRSKKGRTPIHKSKRIEEESSVESSWLRGNDSLQTPGALTTPQLTSTVLRENPRQAADTHLPDHDSEPGSENDYVHNPQMQMSWLGQQKMEDSRKDRTAMNYMKARNQTVRQTVRGLMEDDAEPIFEDVMMSSRGQLEDMNEEFEDTMVIDLPPSRNRRERAELRPDFFDSAAMIEDESGFTMPMF, from the exons ATGATCACCTCTGAGCTGCCTGTCCTACA ggacTCGTCCAATGAGAGCGGAGCGGCAGACACAGTGAgtctgagtgtgagtgtgagtgagctGGAGGACCCGACAGACACTAAAGgcaagaagaagagagggaggcctGGCAGACCACCA GCAGCCAATAAGAAGCCTCGGAAGTCCCCAGCGGAGAAGGCTACAGGCGGMGCTAAAGGGAGGAAGGCCAATGGGGTCCCTCAGACCAACGGCGAGGGAGGAGASCCCGTCACTCTGTTTGAGGTGGTCAGAATGGGAAAGAGTGCCATGCAGTCTGTGGTTGATGACTGGATCGAGTCGTACAAGCAGGACAGAGARATCGCCRTACTGGACCTCATCAACTTCTTTATCCAGTGTTCTGGCTGCAAAG GCACCGTGCGCATTGAGATGTTCCGGAACATGCAGAACGCTGAGATCATCAGGAAGATGACAGAGGAGTTTGACGAG GACAGTGGGGACTACCCTCTCATACGCATGTCCTCACCCG AATACGGCCTCATGTCTGCAGTGATAAACATCCCAGTAGATTTAGTGATGGCTTCAGCCCG GGGCAGCGAGGATGCGTTGTCCAATGAGGACTGCGAGAATGTCTACCACCTGGTTTACTCCGCCCACAGACCTGTCGCCGTGGCAGCAGGAGAGTTTCCTGCACAGGAA GCAGAGGAGGAGTTGGctaagaggagagggaggagcagcCCCAACGGCA TCCTCCGCATGCTGGTGCTGTTCTTCTTGGAGAGTGAGCTTCATGAACATGCAGCCTATCTGGTGGACTCTCTGTGGAGAGATTCTCAGAGCTGCTGAAGGACTGGGTGTATGACTGAATTACTGCTGGAGGAGCCTGTacaaggagaggagggtgaggaccACAC acaggagagttcCCTGATAGAGTTGATGGTGTGACATCCCGGCACGGCAGCAGAGGCTCACCCA CCGCTCGGCAGGGGCACTCGGGAAACGTTGTTCTCAGGCGAGGAGAGGAAGACTCAGATCGACGACAAGAACAAACTGACAGAACACTTCATCATGGCCCTGCCCATGCTCCTGTCCAAGTACCAGGCCGACTCTGAGAAGGTGGCTAACCTGCTACAGATCCCCATGTTCTTTGACCTGGACGTGTACAGTGCTGGGCGTATGGAGaag CACCTAGATGCCTTACTGAAGCAGATCCGCCTGGTGGTAGAGAAACACATTGAGACAGACGTGCTGGAGGCCTGCAGTAAGACCTACAGCATCCTGTGTTCTGAAGAGTACACCATCATGAACAGAGTGGACATCGCCCGCTCGCAACTCATCGACGAGATGACGGACCGCTTCACACACTCCGTAGAAGACCTGCTGCAAGAGGCCGAGGAGGCCGACGACGACGACATCTACAACGTTCTGTCTACCCTCAAGAGACTCACGGCCTTCCACAA tgcTCATGACCTGACGCGGTGGGACCTGTTTGGTAGCTGCTACAGGTTGTTGAAGGCTGGTATTGAGCAGGGGGCCATGCCAGAGCAGATCGCTGTCCAGGCCCTGCAYTGTTCCCACTACTCCATACTGTGGCAGCTGGTGAAGATCACAGAGGGAACTCCTAGTAAGGAGGACCTGGTGGCTCTGAGGAGAGTGGTGAAGTCCTTCCTGGCTGTCTGTCAGCAGTGTCTGTCCAATGTCAACACACCTGTCAAAGAACAG GCCTTCATGTTGTTGTGTGACCTGCTGATGGTCTTCAGTCACCAGTTGGTCTCTGGGGGCAGAGAAGGCCTGGAMGCCCTGGTGTTCAACCCAGACAGCACCTTACAGAACGAGCTGCTCACCTTCATCCTGGACCACGTCTTTATAGACCAGGACGATGAGAACCAGAGCAtgg AAGGCGATGAGGAGGATGAAGCCAATAAGATAGAAGCTCTTCACAAGAGGAGAAACCTGCTAGCAGCCTTCAGCAAACTCATCATCTATGACATCGTGGACATGCCCGCTGCAGCAGACATCTTCAAACACTACATGAAG tattATAATGACTATGGTGATATCATCAAGGAGACTCTCAGTAAGACCAGACAGAGTGATAAGATCCTCTGTGCCAAGACCCTCATCCTCAGTCTGCAACAG CTGTTCAACGAGCTTCTTCAGGACCAGGGTCCTACTCTGGACAGAACGTCGTCTCACGTCAGCGGCATCAAGGAGTTGGCCCGGCGCTTCGCCCTCACCTTCGGCCTGGACCAGATCAAAACCAGAGAGGCTGTCGCTACACTGCACAA GGATGGTATAGAGTTTGCCTTTAAGTACCAGAACCCCCATGGTGCAGAGTTCCCTCCTCCTAACCTGGCCTTCCTAGAGGTCCTCTCAGAGTTCTCCTCCAAACTGCTGCGACAGGACAAGAAGACTGT tCACTCATATCTGGAGAAGTTTATGTCGGAGTCGATGTCGGAGCGTCGTGAGGACGTGTGGCTGCCGTTAATCTCCTACCGGAACAGTCTGCtaacaggaggagaggatggggaccGGATGTCGGTAACGTCAGGCGCCAGCAGCAAGACCAGCTCCATCCGCAGCAAGAAGGGACGGACGCCAATACACAAGAGTAAACGCATCGAGG AGGAGAGTAGTGTGGAGTCCTCCTGGCTTCGTGGTAATGACAGCCTCCAGACACCGGGGGCGCTAACCACCCCTCAGCTCACCTCCACCGTCCTCAGAGAAAACCCACGGCAGGCGGCGGACACACACCTACCTGACCACGACTCTGAACCTGGCTCAGAGAACGACTATGTAcacaa TCCCCAGATGCAGATGTCTTGGCTAGGCCAACAGAAGATGGAGGACAGCAGGAAGGATAGAACAGCCATGAACTACATGAAGGCCCGCAACCAGACTGTCAGACAAACTGT tcgtgGTCTGATGGAGGATGACGCGGAGCCAATCTTTGAGGACGTCATGATGTCATCGCGAGGTCAACTGGAGGACATGAACGAGGAGTTCGAAGACACCATGGTCATCGACCTg CCTCCCTCCAGGAACAGGCGTGAGAGGGCGGAGCTCAGACCAGACTTCTTCGACTCAGCAGCCATGATCGAGGACGAGTCG GGTTTCACCATGCCCATGTTCTGA